One window of Nostoc sp. C052 genomic DNA carries:
- a CDS encoding GTP-binding protein, whose translation MVADVINNSVPVTVLTGYLGAGKTTLLNHILTYEHGKKVAVIVNEFGEVGIDNQLIIDADEEIFEMNNGCICCTVRGDLIRIIGNLMKRRDKFDHLVIETTGLADPAPVIQTFFVDEDLQSQLSLDAVVTVVDAKHIWQHWDADEAQEQIAFADVILLNKTDLVAPEELDELEKRIRAMNAIAKIYRTQNSELGMDALLGVKAFDLERALEIDPDFLGEDAHVHDETVFSVALVEAGAVDGEKLNTWLSELLRTQGPDIFRMKGILNIAGEDNRFVFQGVHMIFDGKPDRPWKPSETPKNELVFIGRNLDAAKLKQDFLACLV comes from the coding sequence ATGGTGGCTGACGTAATCAACAATTCAGTTCCCGTTACTGTTCTTACAGGCTATTTGGGAGCAGGTAAAACGACTCTACTCAATCACATCCTCACCTACGAACACGGTAAAAAAGTTGCTGTGATTGTTAATGAATTTGGGGAAGTGGGTATTGATAATCAATTGATTATCGATGCAGATGAAGAAATTTTTGAAATGAACAATGGCTGTATCTGTTGTACAGTGCGTGGCGATTTAATTCGCATCATTGGCAATTTGATGAAGCGGCGCGATAAATTTGACCATTTAGTAATTGAAACAACTGGATTAGCCGATCCTGCACCAGTGATTCAGACATTTTTTGTTGATGAAGATTTGCAAAGCCAACTGTCTCTAGATGCGGTGGTAACAGTCGTAGATGCCAAGCATATTTGGCAGCACTGGGATGCGGACGAAGCACAAGAACAGATTGCCTTTGCCGATGTAATTTTACTTAATAAAACAGATTTGGTAGCGCCAGAAGAGTTGGATGAATTAGAAAAACGGATTCGGGCGATGAATGCGATCGCAAAAATCTACCGTACCCAAAATTCTGAACTAGGAATGGATGCTTTGTTGGGTGTAAAAGCATTTGATTTAGAACGCGCATTAGAAATTGATCCAGATTTCTTAGGCGAAGATGCCCACGTACACGATGAAACTGTCTTTTCAGTGGCTTTAGTAGAAGCGGGTGCTGTCGATGGAGAAAAATTAAACACTTGGCTTTCGGAGTTACTGCGTACCCAAGGCCCCGATATTTTTCGGATGAAAGGCATTTTAAATATTGCTGGAGAAGACAATCGATTTGTATTCCAGGGAGTACACATGATCTTTGATGGCAAACCCGATCGCCCCTGGAAACCCAGCGAAACCCCCAAAAACGAACTAGTCTTCATCGGTCGCAACCTTGATGCAGCCAAACTTAAGCAAGATTTTCTTGCTTGTCTAGTTTAA
- a CDS encoding AIM24 family protein — translation MSDFNGEPIPEKRNPQQTFHSGDLNLRIEGEVVPVVDVHLGQQQSIYFEHHILLWKHPNVRLGVKGLKGAAKRFFAGLQIFISEAHGPGNIAFSREAPGQIVVLQLKRGQTVDVREHQFLLATSNIEYSFFFQRGLANLFFSRSGGLFIDRFIGQQEGGLLLIHGYGNVFEKYLAPGEMLDVEPGAWLWKDSSVKMETVTALQSSGGILGAIGVMLGGISFTLNRFTGPGRLGLQSMTYHPPVSEGAVQVGGSANLG, via the coding sequence ATGTCTGACTTCAATGGTGAACCAATACCAGAAAAGAGAAATCCCCAACAAACTTTTCATTCGGGTGACTTAAATTTAAGAATCGAAGGAGAAGTAGTACCTGTAGTAGATGTGCATCTAGGACAACAGCAATCAATTTACTTTGAACATCATATTTTGCTGTGGAAACATCCTAATGTTCGCCTTGGTGTCAAAGGTTTAAAAGGGGCAGCCAAGCGTTTCTTTGCCGGACTGCAAATTTTTATTAGTGAAGCACATGGGCCAGGGAATATTGCTTTCTCTCGTGAGGCTCCAGGACAGATTGTGGTGCTGCAATTAAAGCGTGGACAGACAGTGGATGTGCGCGAACATCAGTTTTTGCTAGCTACTAGTAATATTGAGTACAGTTTCTTTTTCCAGCGAGGGCTGGCTAACCTCTTTTTCAGCCGCAGTGGCGGGTTATTCATCGATCGCTTTATTGGTCAGCAAGAAGGGGGGCTACTTCTAATTCACGGTTACGGCAATGTTTTTGAAAAGTACCTCGCTCCTGGAGAGATGTTAGATGTAGAACCAGGTGCATGGTTGTGGAAAGACTCATCAGTGAAGATGGAGACAGTAACGGCGCTGCAATCTAGTGGCGGTATCTTGGGAGCAATTGGGGTGATGCTTGGTGGCATTTCATTTACTCTTAACCGTTTTACTGGCCCTGGTCGGCTAGGATTGCAGTCTATGACTTATCATCCTCCTGTATCTGAGGGTGCAGTTCAAGTCGGTGGTAGTGCTAATCTCGGTTAA